In Methanomicrobium antiquum, one DNA window encodes the following:
- a CDS encoding ABC transporter ATP-binding protein yields MMRANSISKDYDGFLALDNVSFDLEDSGIFGIVGHNGAGKTTLLKIMAGLIAPSSGELTAGDIDVIKNPDALKQNLGYLPEESRLYETMTVEGYLSFFGEIYNMTPESVKARSNELLHDLSLDAGGKKLGELSKGMKRKVAIARSLIHDPSYLVYDEPTSGLDPMTSRYISEFLRSMKSDKKKTILLSAHNLYQVEELCDRVMILQRGKEVAFGTMDELREQFGSVYYIVEFVTEDKDVIDSIIENYDLSAGIYSAKLDNVDTLNSLTAAVSSSGGRIRKIESHYPSLEEMLLKLGR; encoded by the coding sequence ATGATGCGTGCCAACTCTATTTCAAAGGATTATGATGGCTTTTTAGCACTTGACAATGTTAGTTTCGACCTTGAAGATTCCGGAATATTTGGGATTGTTGGGCATAACGGTGCAGGAAAGACTACGCTTCTGAAAATAATGGCAGGTCTGATTGCACCTTCATCAGGTGAGCTGACTGCCGGAGATATTGATGTCATTAAAAATCCTGATGCATTAAAGCAAAATCTTGGCTATCTTCCTGAAGAGTCACGTCTCTATGAAACAATGACTGTTGAAGGATATCTTTCCTTTTTTGGTGAAATCTATAATATGACGCCTGAGAGTGTAAAGGCAAGAAGCAATGAACTTTTGCATGATTTAAGTCTTGATGCCGGGGGTAAAAAGCTTGGTGAACTTTCGAAGGGAATGAAAAGGAAGGTTGCGATTGCCCGTTCTTTGATTCATGATCCATCATACCTTGTTTATGATGAACCTACATCCGGTCTTGATCCAATGACTTCGAGGTATATAAGTGAATTTCTGCGTTCTATGAAGTCTGATAAGAAAAAGACAATTCTTTTAAGTGCGCACAATCTTTATCAGGTTGAAGAGCTTTGCGACAGGGTGATGATCCTTCAGAGAGGAAAAGAGGTTGCCTTTGGAACAATGGACGAGCTTCGGGAACAGTTTGGATCAGTCTATTACATTGTCGAGTTTGTAACCGAAGATAAAGATGTTATAGACAGCATAATCGAAAATTATGATCTGTCAGCTGGAATATATTCTGCAAAATTAGATAATGTCGATACCTTAAATTCCCTTACGGCCGCTGTCTCCT